The DNA window CTAGAGAACACTCGAGAAAGTCGATGGAAGTATTTCGAAAAAAGAATTTGAAATGAATTTGAAATGGAAAAAACTATAATTCCTATTCGCTATGTCTTGGTATTCAGTACTTTTTTATTAACGGTGCTGTTATATGTTGACCGGGCCTGTATTTCGGCAGCAAAAAAAGATATTAGTTCCGATCTCGGATTTAGCATGACCGATTTCGGTTGGATTATGGCTGTTTTTACATTGGGATATGCCTTGTTTCAAGCTCCTTCCGGAAAATTGGCTGACAAGCGGGGCGCACACAAAGTTATTGCTGGAATTGTAATTTTTTGGTCGTTTTTGACTGCCATTACTGGTTTTGCTTGGAGTTACGCCTCGATGCTTGCCATTCGTTTTTTGTTTGGTGCAGGAGAAGCTGGAGCATTTCCAGCCTTATCTAAAGTGGTCTACAATTGGTTTCCAGTCAGCGAAAGAGGAATAATACAGGGTATAAACTTTTCGGGCTCACGTATAGGGGCTGCTTTTGCAATGCCATTAGTAGCTTGGTTGCTAAATGAAATAGGTTGGCGCCATACTTTCCTTGTTTTTGGAGTCATTGGATTTGTATATGGTGTGTTATGGTTTTTCTTATTTAAGGAAAAACCTGAAAATGCCAATTATATAGGAATTGAAGAGGTCGAATATATCAAGGAAAATCGTCAGCAATCATTATCTAGTGAGAT is part of the Flavobacterium nackdongense genome and encodes:
- a CDS encoding MFS transporter — protein: MEKTIIPIRYVLVFSTFLLTVLLYVDRACISAAKKDISSDLGFSMTDFGWIMAVFTLGYALFQAPSGKLADKRGAHKVIAGIVIFWSFLTAITGFAWSYASMLAIRFLFGAGEAGAFPALSKVVYNWFPVSERGIIQGINFSGSRIGAAFAMPLVAWLLNEIGWRHTFLVFGVIGFVYGVLWFFLFKEKPENANYIGIEEVEYIKENRQQSLSSEIKTLPFVTILKSADMWKTAIQYICSNFTFYFSLTWMYPYIQDRFHLGLVEAGFYSSIPLVAGAAGNWVSGLLVDSIYKNGKWKLSRSLPAIIGFSLSAIGMIAVTQVSSPLLSVAFMALAVFGADMTLSPSWAFCIDIGKENAGTVSGTMNMAGNLGAFVTIIAFPYLFEWTGHYEPFFFICSGLSLLAIVMWSTMNPQKPIN